The following proteins are co-located in the Saccharomycodes ludwigii strain NBRC 1722 chromosome V, whole genome shotgun sequence genome:
- the NNK1 gene encoding protein kinase NNK1 (similar to Saccharomyces cerevisiae YKL171W | NNK1 | Nitrogen Network Kinase): MSNKDLKTIQNTERTVKFLNNDHKNEGVSDRKTTITDEPDHSQAKSDGGNKNNLVRVYSDTEKSNFNNITGQRLYDDLKYRPIHHEHFYTYGSNVNDIVNDNECIIPPLKKRTNNNINNYVTTSAQSKKRARRYSEDQHAKISGHGFSHMNASNININNNAYLDMTDEYIPNFDFIANVNKFAEYYDLDGYKSNKIMTNNNNNNNNSTKNRITSDHGIELENMENSSRSSSISSSVSFSEHSMVKPIKAPAETKKIGGIEPAIKDTQFWRDNLYSTTSNTIITDESDIYNSRPQSYNDTSVDYSKLPADFETLPFSQRKKTLLELFPEHDYKTVMNLLKSRKRSLSLKLASSDNNDTNMLLLSKGSNTSINNSSSSKPDYASLCLKTFNNQCSSPLSPILSPLQQQQHFDTKVTPGDRGSHVLGYVLGKIIGYGAWGIIRECYKHKEAAEAEEDIKAMKIIKFRGNAQVKESCLREVFIWSQLNNANILKLISYEEHPDVMFCLTSRIHGGTLYDLVAKVWNSKLLKYTFEHRCYETQNYLLQLLAALKYLHFEKSIVHGDIKLENCLITKKENILLLCDFGMSIKLHEEKEGIAEYGRKNKSQNEISSGSKFMKILQDKKLTHDDTPLGISSFKKKFGPAMQSVMIGKTEYFQHNKQHSRDDQGNDKMRTMNQIGSLPYAAPELLDPIKRPPINDRQLSKMMVEHNGSRTLSFKSDIWALGVMLYAMICGRLPFHHEYEPRLKMLIISGKYDGKTLKERTGDHHKMLRNVIIGCLQVDIDKRWSLTQVENAILDANSQRRVV; this comes from the coding sequence ATGTCAAACAAAGACTTGAAAACAATCCAAAACACAGAAAGAACAGTCAAATTTTTGAACAATGACCATAAAAATGAGGGTGTATCAGATAGGAAAACAACCATCACCGATGAACCAGATCATTCGCAAGCGAAGAGTGACGGTggcaacaaaaataacCTTGTAAGGGTCTATTCAGATACAGAGAAatctaattttaataatataacgGGTCAGCGGTTGTACGACGATTTAAAGTATCGCCCAATACACCATGAACATTTTTACACTTATGGAAGTAATGTTAATGACATAGTTAATGACAATGAATGTATTATTCCACcattaaagaaaaggaCTAATAACAACATCAATAACTATGTAACTACTAGCGCCCAAAGTAAGAAAAGGGCAAGGAGATATTCTGAAGATCAACATGCTAAAATAAGTGGCCATGGTTTTTCCCATATGAATGCAAgcaatattaatatcaataacaaCGCTTATTTAGATATGACTGATGAGTACATACCAAATTTTGATTTCATAGCCAACGTGAACAAGTTTGCTGAATACTATGATTTAGACGGatataaaagtaataagATTAtgactaataataataataataataataatagtactaaaaatagaattacTAGTGATCATGGTATAGAGTTAGAAAATATGGAGAATTCGTCAAGATCTTCTTCCATTTCATCGTCTGTTTCATTTTCTGAACATAGTATGGTCAAACCAATAAAGGCGCCTGctgaaacaaaaaaaataggcGGTATAGAACCTGCTATTAAGGATACTCAATTTTGGAGAGATAATCTTTATTCTACCACTTCTAATACCATCATCACCGATGAAAGTGACATTTATAACAGCAGACCACAAAGTTACAATGATACTTCTGTTGATTATTCTAAATTGCCTGCTGATTTTGAGACACTACCCTTTTcccaaagaaaaaaaaccttgTTAGAATTATTTCCAGAACATGATTATAAGACAGTTATGAATTTACTTAAATCAAGAAAGAGATCGTTATCCTTGAAGCTGGCATCATCCGATAACAATGACACAAACATGCTTTTATTGTCAAAAGGATCTAATACAAgcattaataatagcagTAGCAGCAAACCTGATTATGCCTCCTTATGTTTAAAGACATTTAATAACCAATGTTCCTCACCACTGTCACCTATACTTTCACCATtacagcaacaacagcacTTTGATACTAAAGTTACTCCGGGTGATAGAGGTTCCCATGTTTTGGGGTATGTTTTaggaaaaattattggttATGGAGCGTGGGGTATCATACGAGAATGTTACAAACATAAGGAAGCAGCTGAAGCGGAAGAGGATATAAAAGCAATGAAGATTATCAAGTTTAGGGGCAATGCACAAGTGAAGGAAAGTTGTCTAAGAGAGGTTTTTATATGGTCTCAATTAAATAACgctaatattttaaagttaataTCATACGAAGAACACCCTGACGTTATGTTTTGCTTAACAAGCAGAATACATGGCGGAACCTTGTACGATTTAGTAGCTAAAGTTTGGAATAGTAAGTTGTTAAAATATACATTTGAACACAGATGTTATGAGACACAAAATTACCTATTGCAATTATTAGCagctttaaaatatttgcattttgaaaaaagcaTTGTCCATGGTGATAttaaattagaaaattgtttaataaccaaaaaagaaaatatattattgttgtgtGACTTTGGCATGAGTATTAAATTACACGAAGAGAAGGAGGGGATCGCAGAATATGGGaggaaaaacaaatcaCAAAATGAAATAAGCTCTGGATCGAAGTTCATGAAGATTTTACaggataaaaaattgacaCACGATGATACTCCATTAGGGATTAGTTccttcaaaaaaaagtttggtCCTGCCATGCAATCGGTTATGATTGGAAAAACAGAATATTTTCAGCACAATAAACAACATTCCAGAGACGACCAAGGTAATGACAAAATGAGAACGATGAATCAAATTGGATCTTTACCATATGCTGCACCGGAATTATTGGACCCCATTAAACGGCCGCCGATAAATGATAGGCAATTATCAAAGATGATGGTTGAACATAATGGATCTCGTActttatcatttaaatcGGATATATGGGCCTTAGGCGTGATGCTCTATGCGATGATTTGTGGCCGCCTACCATTTCATCATGAATATGAACCACGACTAAAGATGCTTATTATATCTGGTAAATATGATGgaaaaacattaaaagaaagaacCGGAGACCACCATAAAATGTTAAGGAATGTAATAATTGGGTGTTTACAGGTGGATATTGATAAAAGGTGGAGTTTAACTCAAGTTGAAAATGCAATATTAGATGCGAACAGTCAAAGACGTGTAGTTTAA